A portion of the Burkholderia sp. GAS332 genome contains these proteins:
- a CDS encoding Outer membrane protein (porin), which translates to MNKTIICIAITSACATSAFAQNSVTLYGVIDEGLDFTNNVGGSHVYEMTSGYAQGSRWGLKGSEDLGGGLKTIFQIESGFNVNTGKLAQGGLGFGRQAYVGLESEQYGTVTLGRQYDSVVDYLAQTTANGNWGGYLLSHPFDNDNTDNTFRVNNTVKYASPDIAGVQFGGTYSFSNSTGFANNRQLSVGAQYTNGGLLIAASYLNADNPGATSGGAIAGSSSTVAADANFQSERLRIFGAGINYTAGPATVGFVYTNTNMSNPTANLAYLSGQESIEPTRGALAGGTLTSLKYQNFELNGKYQFTPAFFVGAQYVYTLENYDATTGSVRPKIHTVGLMADYNLSKRTDVYLQGAFQKITGDATGSALDQAYVPGAQDLSSSSSQIVVRAAIRHTF; encoded by the coding sequence TTGAATAAAACAATTATTTGTATTGCAATAACGTCCGCATGTGCAACGTCGGCGTTTGCGCAGAACAGCGTGACCCTGTATGGCGTCATCGACGAAGGGCTCGACTTCACAAATAACGTTGGCGGAAGCCACGTGTACGAAATGACAAGCGGTTATGCACAGGGCAGCCGCTGGGGACTGAAAGGTTCCGAAGATCTCGGCGGCGGCCTCAAGACGATCTTCCAGATCGAAAGCGGCTTCAATGTCAACACCGGCAAGCTCGCACAAGGCGGACTCGGGTTCGGACGCCAGGCCTATGTCGGTCTCGAGAGCGAGCAGTACGGGACGGTTACGCTCGGCCGTCAATACGACTCGGTGGTCGACTATCTCGCGCAGACGACAGCCAACGGTAACTGGGGTGGCTATCTGTTATCCCATCCGTTCGACAACGACAACACGGATAACACCTTCCGTGTCAATAACACGGTCAAGTATGCGAGTCCGGATATCGCCGGTGTCCAGTTCGGCGGCACGTATAGCTTCAGCAACAGCACCGGCTTCGCCAACAACCGGCAGTTGAGCGTCGGCGCACAGTACACGAACGGCGGATTGTTGATCGCCGCGTCCTACCTGAATGCGGACAATCCTGGCGCCACGTCCGGTGGCGCAATTGCCGGTTCGAGTTCGACAGTCGCCGCCGACGCGAACTTTCAATCGGAGCGCTTGCGCATCTTTGGCGCAGGGATCAACTATACGGCCGGGCCGGCAACCGTCGGGTTCGTCTATACCAACACGAACATGAGTAATCCGACTGCGAATCTCGCCTACCTCAGCGGACAGGAAAGCATCGAACCGACTCGCGGCGCGCTTGCAGGCGGCACGTTGACCAGCTTGAAGTATCAGAATTTCGAACTGAACGGGAAATATCAGTTCACGCCGGCGTTCTTTGTGGGCGCGCAATACGTCTATACGCTGGAGAACTATGATGCAACGACAGGCAGCGTACGGCCGAAGATTCACACCGTGGGCCTGATGGCGGACTACAACCTGTCAAAGCGCACTGATGTCTACCTTCAGGGCGCCTTTCAGAAGATCACGGGCGACGCCACCGGATCAGCGCTGGATCAGGCGTACGTGCCTGGCGCGCAGGACCTGTCCTCGTCGTCGAGTCAGATTGTCGTCCGTGCGGCGATCCGGCATACGTTCTAA
- a CDS encoding L-histidine-binding protein — protein sequence MKKTLAAISFGLMALSGAANAADWSGKEIKLAVDPTYPPLEYKTPDGKLTGFGVDIANALCAELHARCVWVETSFDGMIPGLLARKFDAISSSMTITPKRMQQIAFTNKISNAPARLVVKRNSDLLPTAASLKGKRVGVEQGSSQEDYAKAEWQPAGVQIVSYQNQDQVYTDLLAGRLDAAFQASIEANDGFLKKPEGKDYKFAGPALDDPKYFGLGDGLGLRKQDVALRDAFNQALAAILANGTYAKINRKYFDFDIYGAK from the coding sequence GTGAAGAAGACACTTGCAGCAATCTCGTTCGGTTTGATGGCACTGTCCGGTGCCGCCAATGCTGCCGACTGGTCCGGCAAGGAAATCAAGCTGGCGGTTGACCCGACTTACCCGCCGCTGGAGTACAAGACGCCAGACGGAAAGCTGACCGGCTTTGGCGTGGACATCGCCAACGCGCTCTGTGCCGAGCTTCATGCGCGCTGCGTATGGGTCGAAACCAGCTTCGACGGCATGATCCCTGGCCTGCTGGCGAGAAAATTCGATGCGATCTCGTCTTCGATGACTATCACGCCCAAGCGCATGCAGCAGATCGCGTTCACGAACAAGATTTCCAATGCACCGGCACGACTGGTCGTCAAGCGCAACTCCGATCTGCTGCCGACTGCGGCTTCGCTAAAGGGGAAACGTGTCGGTGTCGAACAGGGTTCGAGCCAGGAAGACTACGCCAAGGCAGAGTGGCAACCGGCGGGCGTGCAGATCGTCTCGTACCAGAATCAGGATCAGGTCTACACGGACCTGTTAGCGGGACGGCTCGATGCGGCATTTCAGGCATCGATCGAAGCGAACGACGGTTTTCTCAAGAAGCCTGAGGGCAAGGACTACAAGTTTGCCGGCCCGGCTTTGGACGATCCGAAGTATTTCGGTCTCGGCGATGGTCTTGGTCTTCGCAAGCAGGACGTCGCGCTGCGCGATGCGTTCAATCAGGCACTGGCTGCCATCCTGGCGAATGGGACTTACGCAAAGATCAACCGGAAGTACTTCGACTTCGACATCTACGGCGCGAAGTGA